Proteins encoded in a region of the Saccharothrix ecbatanensis genome:
- the ndk gene encoding nucleoside-diphosphate kinase → MSERTLVLVKPDGVSRGLVGEVISRIERKGLTLAALELRTVDRATAEQHYAEHDGKSFYKDLVDFITGGPLVAMVVEGSRAIAAFRQLAGGTDPVEKATPGTIRGDFGLEVQFNLVHGSDSPESAEREIKLWFPNL, encoded by the coding sequence GTGAGCGAGCGCACCCTGGTCCTGGTCAAGCCCGACGGCGTCAGCCGCGGCCTGGTCGGCGAGGTCATCTCCCGCATCGAGCGCAAGGGCCTCACCCTGGCCGCTCTCGAACTGCGCACCGTGGACCGCGCGACCGCCGAGCAGCACTACGCCGAGCACGACGGCAAGAGCTTCTACAAGGACCTCGTGGACTTCATCACCGGCGGCCCGCTGGTCGCCATGGTGGTCGAGGGCTCGCGGGCGATCGCGGCGTTCCGCCAGCTGGCCGGCGGCACCGACCCGGTCGAGAAGGCGACGCCGGGCACGATCCGGGGCGACTTCGGCCTGGAGGTCCAGTTCAACCTGGTGCACGGCTCGGACTCGCCGGAGTCCGCCGAGCGCGAGATCAAGCTCTGGTTCCCGAACCTCTGA